Genomic window (Roseofilum reptotaenium CS-1145):
CTCAACGCCCAATTTCAAGAAAATATTATCGGCATCGATGTCGTCCAACTCTTTCGCCGTGAGCGGTTTAATCAAGAACTCTTTCGTAAAAACAATCAACGGTTTATTGAAGCTATTGATAAAACCATCTTCTATGATTCCGGAGTTTCTGCGACCTTAGAATGGATTGCCCTCGTCGCCGTTGCTGGCGTTCTCGGTTTAGGCGGAATGCTCATTCTACAAGATCAACTTACGTTTGGTATCCTCTCTGAATTTATCCTCTTTGCACCTCGTTTTTTCGACCCCCTGCGGCGGTTCGCGGAAAAATTCACCATGTTTCAATCGGGATTTACTGCCATTGAACGGATTAATGAACTCATGAGTCAACCCATTGATATTCGCGATCCAGAAGTCGAAAAACGCCAAAATCTACAAATAGGGGTAGCTTCACCCAGATCTGCATTGGAAAAGGAAAAATTGGATCAATCCACCGCTACAGAACTATCAGAGCCAAAAATAGGTGAAATTCGCTTTGAAGAGGTTTGGTTTGCCTACAAAAAAGATGAATTTGTGATTAAAAATCTAGATTTTACTATTCGCCCGGGTGAAAAAATTGCCCTTGTGGGACCAACGGGAGCTGGTAAAAGTTCGGTGATTCGCTTGTTGTGTCGCCTCTATGAACCCACCTATGGGAGGATTTTAGTTGATGGTATTGATATTCGCCATTTACCCCAACAAGAGTTGCGCCGTCATTTAGGCGTGATTTTACAAGATGGATTTCTATTTTCTGGAGATGTGAAAAGTAATATTTCCCTGGGTGAATCCTATCCGTTATCTCAAATTCAAGCAGCAGCAAAACTGACCAATATTGACCGCTTTATTGAAGAGTTACCCCAAGGATATGACACCCAATTACGGGAAAGAGGTACAAATTTATCCAGCGGACAAAAACAGTTATTAGCTTTTGCGCGAGTCGCGATTCGCAATCCGAATATCTTAGTTTTGGATGAAGCAACATCGAGTTTAGATGTGGGCACAG
Coding sequences:
- a CDS encoding ABC transporter ATP-binding protein, which gives rise to MTSPPPSLEKPRRKQNDWQLLMRLAPYARRHGKLLTASLILLLPLSLAGAVQPLMIGQAVSKLKSEPTWAILDSLSVSTSINLLGGLLLVTILFRLLFAGVQGFMIQKVGQQLTADIRDDLFDHVTALAVKFFDRTPVGSLITRLTNDVEALGEVFSTGAIGIINDIVSIMVIGVVMFRQQWQLALLLIGLLIPVTLLIIYFQQQYRAANYIAREELSKLNAQFQENIIGIDVVQLFRRERFNQELFRKNNQRFIEAIDKTIFYDSGVSATLEWIALVAVAGVLGLGGMLILQDQLTFGILSEFILFAPRFFDPLRRFAEKFTMFQSGFTAIERINELMSQPIDIRDPEVEKRQNLQIGVASPRSALEKEKLDQSTATELSEPKIGEIRFEEVWFAYKKDEFVIKNLDFTIRPGEKIALVGPTGAGKSSVIRLLCRLYEPTYGRILVDGIDIRHLPQQELRRHLGVILQDGFLFSGDVKSNISLGESYPLSQIQAAAKLTNIDRFIEELPQGYDTQLRERGTNLSSGQKQLLAFARVAIRNPNILVLDEATSSLDVGTEALVQEALDQLLINRTAIIIAHRLSTIRNVDRIFVLKQGALVETGTHESLLTQKGLYASLYQLQMLGT